The following DNA comes from Mucilaginibacter jinjuensis.
GAGCAAAAACGCTGTGGTCATACAGGCCATTTTCGTTTCGTTAGATAAAGGAATTTTCATAGTGACTATTGATTAATGGTTATTGAATAATAGCTTTCAATACACATAACCATCCGTTACTTTCGAGAATGCCATTAACATTCCCTCAGCTCAGACGGTTAAATTTTGTTCAAAGGGGGTTTTGAAAAAAATTAATCACAGGTGTTTATCGTACTCGGAGGTTATTAGTTCTGTTAAATAAGGCTTGCGTTTTATGTAGCGTGCTTAGGTCTGTTATATTCGTTCATATATCTGGTTCGCCATCTCAGATATCTGAATAAAGAATCATTATCGTTTTGGGCATAAAGTAGGGTGTTTAGTCCGGGTACCATATCCAGTGTTAATCCCACCTTTAAAAATTTTATTTCCGATTCCATCTTGCCCTCCTTTATTAATTTCGATTAGTATTTTATGTCATTGAGGTATTGCATTTAATTCAGATCCGCTTATCAGTTAATTTATTCAAGTACCTCAAAATGTCATTTTCCAGTTCTGATGCCAGGTGTTCGTATTCTTGCTTTATCGACGAATCTTCCATCAACCGGCCTTCGTACTTTTCAATTTTTATTTTGCTGATGGCATAGTCATCACAAAGCATTCTAAAATCCTCATCCGCGAGATACCGCATTTTAATTATCTCGGCATATTTGGAGAACCGGTCATTATTAAGAAAATCTGGAAAAGACATAACAATCAATTTTTTATAATTAATGGTATTAATCTCCGTTCGGCTAACACAATTTGTTTTCGGACAATAGGGGTTTTACTATGCTTATCAGAAAATGAAAAGGCTTTCTTCGCAAGGTATTGTTAGAAAGCATGGAGCAAGTTTATAGATAAAAACTGCGTTTAAGCGCAATCAGGCGGTTATTAACCGTTAACTGAAATATTTAACTTTGTTATTTACAAGTAATAGTTATATTAGTATTAAGAATAAACCATTGTAATGCAATACAATTGGTTTAATATTTTAGCCGTACCCGCCGCTCCGTTTCTTTACCCCGTTTTACTTTATCATAATTATAAATGGTATCGATATGGAAACATCGACGGGCTTTTCTATTGGCGAGGTTAATGAACAATTGCAACGGATATTAAACTTTTACGTATTTAAAAATTCCCACACACTTTCTAAATTTTTGGAATATATTGTAGTGGAGACCTCTAATGGCCGGCAGCAGTATTTGAAAGAATATTCTGTTGCTGTGGATGTGCTTAACCGCGATGTTAGCTTTAACTCAAATGATAATGCAGTTGTACGTATCCATGCAGGGCGACTGAGACGTGCATTGAATGAATACTATTTAACTGAGGGGCTGAGCGATCTTATTTTTATTCATATTCCCAAAGGAGGATATATCCCGCAGTTTGAGCCGATGAGTAAGTCCGGTGAAATAAAAGCAGATATAGCGCACGATATTGACGTTAACCCAACTGTAGCCGTATTCCCGTTTAAATCCATACTTCCCGGAGAAGAAAGCGAAATGTTTTCTATCATGCTTGGAGAGGAGCTAAGTGCCGAGCTTTCGCGCTTTCAGGATATTTCTGTAATAGGTTATCATTCGGTAGAGATGACTGCAAAAATCAACCAAAACATTATAGAAGCAGGCAAATTAGTAGGCGCCGATTACATTATTACGGGTAGTGTCAGGTATATCGATAAAAAGGTAAGGGTGAGAATTAATCTGCTAATCACGTCCACCGGAGAGGTGGTAATGACAAAGACATTAGACAGAGATGTATGTGACGATCTGGTCGAGATACAGGATGAGATTGTAAAAAGTTTTATATGTGAGGTGGGAGGATACTATGGCTTCATTTTTCAGAAAATGGATAAAGCATCGCCGTTAAAAGTTAATAATAATATTAGCACGCGCAAGGGTATTAATGCTTATCACCAATACCAGCGCACTTTCAGTATGGAGAACTATAATTCGGCTGTTATATTGCTTGAGCAGGCTGTTAAAGTTAACCCGGATCATGCTTTATCTTGGGCGATGTTAGGAGAAATATACCTGGACAGCATACCACTTCGCGTAAAGAAAGTTGATAACCCCATTGAAAGCGGCTATCGTTGTGCAATGCAGGCTATTAAGCTCGATCCATTGTGCCATCATGGATGGCATAGCCTTACGTGGGCTTATTTAATAAAAAAAGAAAAAGAATCTTGCCTGTACTCGGGTCTACAGTGTATAGAGATAAACCCTAATGGTTCTATCATGACTGCCGGTGCAGCCTTAATGCTGATCTCTGCCGGGTATTTTGAAATTGGCTTCCCGGTAATGGAACAGGCTGTTAAAAAGAACCTTTACTATCCCTGGTGGATGAACATGGGCTTTATTTTTTACTATCTCCATACGGGAGAATATGAAATGGCTTATGCCTGGGCAGAGAAAATGAATGCCGAGACCACTTTTTGGGATCCGCTGCTTAAATCAGCTTGTTTGTCTTATATCAACGAAGATGATGAGGCGAAAAAATATCTGGCAAAACTGCCGCAACTAAACCCGGAGACGCCTTCAGAGATAAAAAATATGCTTGCAACTTTTATATTATCGGAAGAAATTATCACACAGCTTATCGGAGGACTGGAAAGGGTTGGTTTTCAGATGGTGACAGATTAAATCCTACCCGGTTCTAAGCTTTATCTATCCTAAAACTTTCCCGATTACATCAAAAAACACTTGCTTAAGTGGTATTTGTTGTGCAACAACAGGTAAAAAAGGAAAGATAATTGCAGCCAGAAATGCGAATATGATGTCTTTGTCAACCAAACTGATTTTCATTTCCTGGGTTTTTTCGAAACTACCGATCAGGTCAACATGCCATGACGAATCTGGCGTTCCTTCATTTTTTTGGTAAAAGGCATCAAGCTCGTCTTCATATTTCCTGGCTATAGGCCAGGCCTGTAAGCTATATTCCATGAAATACTTTCGTTTGGTTTTAACCAGTAAAGGTATAAGCAGTAATAGTGGTATAATGAACAGAAATATGGAGAATATAATAACGGTGCCAATAGCAATTTTATAGTCTGAAATAGAGATGCCCGAAAAGATGATTAAATTATTTGTAACCCCTGCCGTAAGCGCCGAAAAGGCAAGCGCTATTGGGAAAAAGCTGAGCTGCGTATATCTGAGAAATCCAAGGCCGCCTACACCATCAGGGTGAAATGAAGATAAGTTAAGATGTATTTTGGAAATTAATCTTAAAAAGACGATCCAAAGAAAAATGGTATATATCCAGCGATACAACAACATTTGAAAAATGGGCAGACTTAAAATCAGATACCACCATCCCGCCAGTGTTATATGATTGTTTAACAAATACCAGGGTGCATAGATACTGGCATTGTTAGTCTGGCCTTTTCCCTGAGTGAAAAATAAAAAAAAGATCAAAAGGATTATAAGACCGTCAATGATTTTTAATTTTTTCCATTTTTTAAGTTTATCCAGTATCCGTTCAAATTGGGAGCTATTGGCCTTATCAACCAATTTAGTTTCGTAAAAGAAAGTGATCGCATGATTGAAACTATGATTAACCGTGCTTCGTGCGAAGAGAAGGATAGGAAAAGCCAACAGAAAACGTACATGCGTTGCAATGTCACGAACAAATAATAAGTAAAACTGGCTTGTCCCCAGTTGGAACAAAGAAAGCAAGGCAAGCGGTAACCAGCACATCATTGCCAGTATAACCACCATAGAAATTTTGTATCGCAAAGTTTTCGCTTCGAACTTAGGACGATCAATGATCCTCCAGATTATTCCGCCGGAGGCAAATGCAAAATCTTTGTTAATGTCCATCTCGCTTTTTTATGGAATGACAGATTGGAGTTGATTAAAACCATCTGGGACTACCTGACTTGACAAACACCAAAAGTGATAAGAGATTGAAAAGTATAGAACCTTCCAATCTCTTTAATTTATAAATATTCATTTCGAGTATTCGCTTCAGGATGATTATGCCGAATAATAATCACAAAAGCTATTACGGCGCTATAAATATCACACCAATAGTTATTGGGAATTGCGACAGATGGTTGATGTGGAATGAATCATTATTGTTAGTAGAATAATTATAAGCCGCACTTACAAAAGCGCCCACCATTTCATTGAACTTCGTTGTTGCACCAATTTCCGGCCTAACCGCAAAGCCCCAATTTTTAGTGCTTATGCTATAGATATTTAAGTAGGCATTTTGCTCACTATATTCTGTACCCAACCCAAGCCCAACATAAGGTTTAATCATTTTGCCTGGAAAATAATATTGTACACTTGCTGTAATAGGAGTGGTGTAAATTTGCCTGATCATATCACTTGTTACTGCACCGGTACCATCAGGCCTTTGATAGGTTTGCTCTTTAAAATACTGGTTGAACGAGTTAAAGCTAACACCAATACCAACAGATACGTTTTGATTAATCATTCGCCTATAATCAAACCTGGCGCCGGACCAGCTGGTTTTTGTTAAATAGTTGGTGTTGGTAGGTATAGCCACCTCGTAACCTACAAAGAATAGATCCCGATCAAATTCAGGGCTTTTATTGACACTCGTTTGTCCCTGGGCATATTGGTAAAAGCCAAGGAGTAGGGCAATGATATATAGTGTTTTTTTCATGACATCAAATTTTATTGTTATAAGAGCATTTAATATTTAATTAGCCTTTAGATATGGAGACTGTGCAAATCCCTGATTGATAGAAGTGATCCCACGATTTAAATTGGCGCCTATATCTGAACCTAATGCACCGAACGAGGAAATATTCCAGATCACTTTGTACTGACCATTTGCTTTAGCATTTTTAACGTCATAGGTATCGAGGATAACCGTACCGGTGTTATAGGTATAAACGGTTGTCCAGGGATAATAATAAGGATAATACCCGCCGCCAAATGGATACCACCCGCCATA
Coding sequences within:
- a CDS encoding tetratricopeptide repeat protein — translated: METSTGFSIGEVNEQLQRILNFYVFKNSHTLSKFLEYIVVETSNGRQQYLKEYSVAVDVLNRDVSFNSNDNAVVRIHAGRLRRALNEYYLTEGLSDLIFIHIPKGGYIPQFEPMSKSGEIKADIAHDIDVNPTVAVFPFKSILPGEESEMFSIMLGEELSAELSRFQDISVIGYHSVEMTAKINQNIIEAGKLVGADYIITGSVRYIDKKVRVRINLLITSTGEVVMTKTLDRDVCDDLVEIQDEIVKSFICEVGGYYGFIFQKMDKASPLKVNNNISTRKGINAYHQYQRTFSMENYNSAVILLEQAVKVNPDHALSWAMLGEIYLDSIPLRVKKVDNPIESGYRCAMQAIKLDPLCHHGWHSLTWAYLIKKEKESCLYSGLQCIEINPNGSIMTAGAALMLISAGYFEIGFPVMEQAVKKNLYYPWWMNMGFIFYYLHTGEYEMAYAWAEKMNAETTFWDPLLKSACLSYINEDDEAKKYLAKLPQLNPETPSEIKNMLATFILSEEIITQLIGGLERVGFQMVTD
- a CDS encoding outer membrane beta-barrel protein; this encodes MKKTLYIIALLLGFYQYAQGQTSVNKSPEFDRDLFFVGYEVAIPTNTNYLTKTSWSGARFDYRRMINQNVSVGIGVSFNSFNQYFKEQTYQRPDGTGAVTSDMIRQIYTTPITASVQYYFPGKMIKPYVGLGLGTEYSEQNAYLNIYSISTKNWGFAVRPEIGATTKFNEMVGAFVSAAYNYSTNNNDSFHINHLSQFPITIGVIFIAP